A genomic region of Dreissena polymorpha isolate Duluth1 chromosome 4, UMN_Dpol_1.0, whole genome shotgun sequence contains the following coding sequences:
- the LOC127876535 gene encoding ankyrin repeat and LEM domain-containing protein 2-like, with amino-acid sequence MEAILEEIKKYDVQTLRKKLLENGIKVGPIAPSTASLFQKRLAKHLFKLQGGSLDEDDNASPKQPVNKAEIVPLDKDLLDSSLNATNIYYAVCLPQEVDRSNAFDNKENRVFTDKISALQLAKKFKGSRFKVFKNEQEAEVFSQSFAETVFASPRRPSKEDSKEPSVSTESSPYKAPKPQDLAELRQAIETGDVKTFQAKVWDNPRYMVSSGDTPAIYQEGPRYSAMHVAALKNQAAMCQSILDILEDPQFVIKLYSQSVNTEETMNQRINFLVDLYLNMPDKGNCDSPLHMACKFGHAKVVEVLAAHPKTDKQLKNKWGDTPKDLICTRCTSSSAGLKDKIEELLMGQVYVPLIRSEDNTVPPVIGQPWSPDLTGSPLDNTRIPCSPRESPMSVRACAGPMSPSNAGLFHKRWTTSPSQSPDKAREYQHMKRSDCDKGLERIGRQLAAEMKIPWREYWEFLDQFVDLSTPQGLETLEGYFKKRVWQCYIKTFKDRHCIIDETDNASAGSMGFSTPVNRRQRTGLFADSAKSLDSVFEKKINKTEPLNKTSRRLSNSFQDTKDDSEHLSPEEDKSQVQSVSNVNGIVSPITNLAQTFEKLQLLDDSWYEHATVDSEHGNDLESGTDDAKDINLEKGSGLFKTNKVSNSCDKQENSVKIGKSLGNSEDSTSKTAVNEEMPTNTVIVEKDLGKSTDCVNTAKNNGELLVKPEESMDKIQRYPSVSSGSTESFETAEEVLSEKSLSFCSQVSELGNSFVCIRICDTNVFQKLLEFVNENSPGNPEDNDIEMEPVLFILQWQAVLGNESQKINIISLTHAESLEKILVLENVVVAVVEGDIFSQQEGDVVEIRGPVRESSSTTPAVNAYLTRMDAFRNCGYIHGPQPTREDLDVSRAIGDVTVSSELYPNVFQWKLSLTKFLSNTKYRWQSPAKFKPMSRLASPQPSPRGKTSPVIPYGSPVGLGSTTRNHSATSDIRTKLFPSIKE; translated from the exons ATGGAAGCAATTCTAGAAGAGATAAAGAAATATGATGTTCAAACATTAAGGAAGAAACTTTTAGAAAATGGAATTAAAGTTGGCCCAATAGCGCCTTCCACTGCATCACTTTTTCAAAAAAGACTtgcaaaacatttgtttaaattacaAGGTGGATCGCTTGACGAAGATGACAATGCTTCTCCAAAACAGCCAGTAAATAAAGCGGAGATAGTACCACTGGACAAAGATTTATTGGATTCATCCTTAAATGCTACAAATATTTACTACGCAGTGTGTCTCCCACAAGAAGTTGACAGATCAAATGCGTTCGACAATAAAG AAAACAGAGTATTTACAGACAAGATATCAGCACTACAGTTAGCAAAGAAATTTAAAGGATCCCGATTCAAAGTCTTCAAGAATGAACAAGAAGCAGAAGTGTTTTCTCAATCTTTTGCTGAAACTGTGTTTGCTTCACCAAGAAGACCATCAAAAGAA GACAGCAAAGAACCTTCTGTTTCAACAGAGAGTTCTCCATACAAAGCCCCGAAACCACAAGATCTAGCTGAACTAAGACAAGCCATAGAGACAGGTGATGTAAAGACATTCCAAGCAAAAGTTTGGGATAATCCTAGATATATGGTCAGTTCTGGAGACACTCCTGCAATATATCAG GAAGGACCTAGATACTCGGCCATGCATGTGGCTGCATTAAAGAACCAAGCAGCCATGTGTCAATCTATTCTGGATATACTGGAAGATCCCCAGTTTGTGATTAAGCTATACTCTCAGAGTGTTAACACAGAGGAAACAATGAACCAAAGAATCAACTTCTTGGTGGATCTTTATCTCAATATGCCTGATAAAGGG AACTGTGACTCTCCACTGCACATGGCATGCAAGTTTGGACACGCTAAGGTTGTTGAGGTTTTGGCTGCTCACCCCAAGACTGACAAACAGCTAAAGAACAAGTGGGGCGACACCCCGAAAGAT TTGATTTGTACCCGCTGCACCTCCTCCTCAGCTGGCCTGAAGGACAAGATTGAAGAACTCCTCATGG GTCAGGTCTATGTTCCACTGATCAGATCTGAGGACAACACAGTCCCTCCAGTGATTGGTCAGCCATGGTCACCTGACCTGACCGGGTCGCCACTGGACAATACCAGGATCCCCTGCAGCCCCCGAGAATCACCAATGTCTGTACGGGCCTGTGCAGGGCCCATGTCACCTTCCAAT GCTGGCCTGTTCCACAAGCGCTGGACCACTTCCCCGTCACAGAGCCCTGACAAGGCCAGGGAGTATCAGCACATGAAGCGCAGTGACTGCGACAAGGGACTAGAACGTATCGGCCG TCAACTGGCAGCTGAAATGAAAATACCATGGCGAGAATATTGGGAATTTCTTGATCAGTTTGTTGACCTTTCAACTCCTCAAGGTTTGGAAACCTTGGAAGGTTACTTCAAAAAGCGTGTTTGGCAGTGTTACATTAAGACTTTTAAAGACAGACATTGCATTATAGATGAAACTGATAATGCCAGTGCCGGTAGCATGGGATTTTCAACCCCAGTAAATAGAAGGCAAAGAACAGGCTTGTTTGCAGATTCTGCTAAATCATTGGATAgtgtttttgagaaaaaaatcaataaaactgaACCTTTGAACAAGACTAGTAGAAGGCTGTCTAACAGTTTTCAAGACACTAAAGATGATTCTGAGCATTTGTCACCTGAAGAGGATAAGTCTCAAGTTCAATCTGTCAGTAATGTTAATGGTATTGTTAGTCCAATTACTAATCTGgcacaaacatttgaaaaactGCAACTTCTGGATGATTCCTGGTATGAGCATGCCACAGTTGATTCAGAACATGGTAATGATTTGGAATCTGGTACTGATGATGCTAAGGATATAAATCTGGAAAAGGGCTCTGGACTTTTTAAGACAAACAAAGTGTCAAATAGTTGTGACAAACAAGAAAATAGTGTAAAAATAGGAAAGAGTCTCGGAAATTCTGAAGACTCTACAAGTAAGACCGCAGTTAATGAAGAAATGCCAACAAATACTGTTATAGTAGAAAAAGATCTTGGAAAATCTACAGATTGTGTAAATACTGCAAAAAATAATGGTGAGCTGTTAGTAAAGCCTGAAGAGAGTATGGATAAGATACAAAGGTATCCCTCTGTGAGTTCTGGTTCTACAGAATCTTTTGAGACTGCTGAAGAAGTCTTAAGTGAAAAAAGTCTTTCATTTTGTAGCCAGGTGTCTGAGCTTGGAAATAGTTTTGTGTGCATCAGAATTTGTGATACCAACGTCTTTCAGAAGttgctagaatttgttaatgaaaATAGTCCAGGAAATCCGGAAGATAATGATATTGAAATGGAacctgttttatttattttgcaatgGCAAGCTGTGTTGGGGAACGAAAGccagaaaataaatattatttcacttACACATGCTGAATCCCTTGAGAAAATCCTTGTTCTTGAAAATGTTGTTGTGGCAGTAGTGGAAGGGGACATTTTTAGTCAACAAGAAGGAGATGTTGTAGAGATTAGGGGACCAGTCAGGGAAAGTTCATCCACAACGCCAGCAGTGAATGCCTATCTAACAAGAATGGATGCTTTTCGAAACTGTGGCTATATCCATGG CCCACAGCCAACACGTGAGGATCTGGATGTTTCCAGAGCTATTGGAGACGTCACAGTGAGCTCAGAACTTTACCCTAATGTCTTCCAGTGGAAACTGAGTTTAACCAAGTTCCTTAGCAACACAAAATACAG ATGGCAGAGCCCCGCAAAGTTTAAACCCATGTCCAGGCTAGCCTCACCCCAGCCATCTCCCCGGGGAAAAACAAGCCCCGTGATCCCTTACGGTAGCCCCGTTGGGCTGGGATCTACCACCAGAAACCATTCTGCGACCTCTGATATACGCACTAAGTTATTTCCTTCGATCAAGGAGTAG